In Melanotaenia boesemani isolate fMelBoe1 chromosome 16, fMelBoe1.pri, whole genome shotgun sequence, the following proteins share a genomic window:
- the papolg gene encoding poly(A) polymerase gamma isoform X2, translating to MKEMSSTMPGGQQPQKHYGITSAISLAPPREIDHEYTDKLCEAMKPFGVFEDEEELNHRLAVLGKLNNLVKEWIAEISELKNLPPSAISCVGGKIFTFGSYRLGVHTKGADIDALCVAPRHVERADFFQSFFEKLKQHEEIKDLRAVEDAFVPVIKFKFDGIEIDLLFARLALQSIPDNLDLRGDSILKNLDIRCIRSLNGCRVTDEILYLVPNKENFRLTLRAIKLWAKRRGIYSNMLGFLGGVSWAMLVARTCQLYPNAVAATLVHKFFLVFSKWEWPNPVLLKQPEDSNLNLPVWDPRVNPSDRYHLMPIITPAYPQQNSTYNVSTSTRTIMSEEFKHGLNVTDEILQGKAEWSKLFEPPNFFQKYKHYIVLTASASTEENHLEWIGLVESKIRVLVGNLERNEYITLAHVNPQSFPGSKENRNESDFVSMWFIGIIFKKVENAESVNIDLTYDIQSFTDTVYRQANNINMLKDGMKIEATHVKKKQLHQYLPPELVQRKKRSIAELNRSSNGGSSKRISLDSSQLDSSRDTDLGTPFSSPTSNPPKPASDPDDGVSPPKQPHLESSPAPSAAPAVQDQESSVKAKPPSPPASSSISTAPSENMKPNATSSPKEEPNGLEDPINGAPSKRPHSPTQEDPAKRQKESDVVSNSDSAFKEPYPPSSDSSPHGEAPSTPPPSGSKAKPIPTIDTTRTQRLPSMELPDASSPLPASNSCRVVKNSIKLALNRHNITPPKPPVFDSTLSPEAAPTSEEKGMSIPVIGSKHEASKQVVPTVGSSIPTLVSRVADPLNGAASKRPHSPPLEEQAKRLKETEKARIHIA from the exons ATGAAAGAAATGTCAAG CACCATGCCTGGTGGGCAACAGCCTCAGAAACACTATGGTATCACCTCTGCCATTAGCCTTGCACCCCCACGAGAAATAGACCATGAATACACCGATAAGCTTTGTGAAGCTATGAAACCTTTTGGGGTGtttgaagatgaagaggaattGAACCACAG acTTGCTGTTCTTGGAAAGTTGAATAACCTTGTTAAGGAGTGGATTGCAGAGATCAGTGAATTGAAG AACCTCCCACCATCAGCAATCAGCTGTGTTGGAGGAAAGATATTTACATTTGGTTCATACAGACTGGGAGTACACACAAAAG GAGCTGATATCGATGCCTTATGTGTAGCTCCACGCCACGTAGAGAGAGCTGACTTTTTCCAGTCTTTCTTTGAGAAATTGAAACAGCACGAAGAGATAAAAGATCTCAGG GCGGTCGAGGATGCTTTTGTACCAGTGATTAAATTCAAATTTGATGGAATTGAG ATCGACCTGCTTTTTGCCAGACTGGCCTTACAGTCCATTCCAGACAACCTGGACCTGAGGGGGGACTCCATCCTGAAAAACTTGGACATTCGATGTATTCGCAGCCTTAACG GTTGTCGAGTTACAGATGAAATTTTGTACCTGGtgccaaacaaagaaaacttcaGGCTGACCTTGAGAGCCATCAAACTGTGGGCGAAAC GTCGAGGGATTTACTCCAACATGCTGGGCTTTCTGGGTGGAGTGTCATGGGCCATGCTGGTGGCCAGGACCTGCCAGCTCTATCCCAACGCCGTGGCTGCCACACTTGTCCATAAGttctttttagttttctctAAATG GGAGTGGCCGAATCCAGTTCTATTGAAACAGCCTGAGGACAGTAATCTGAATTTACCAGTGTGGGATCCTAGA gtgaacCCATCAGACAGATACCACCTGATGCCTATCATCACACCTGCTTATCCCCAGCAGAACTCCACGTACAACGTCTCTACATCAACACGCACCATCATGAGCGAGGAGTTCAAACACG GTCTTAACGTCACAGACGAGATTCTTCAAGGCAAAGCAGAATGGTCCAAGCTCTTTGAGCCACCAAACTTTTTCCAAAAGTACAA GCATTATATTGTTTTAACAGCCAGTGCATCAACAGAAGAAAACCACCTAGAATG GATCGGCCTTGTAGAGTCAAAGATCCGCGTCCTGGTGGGAAACCTCGAGAGGAACGAGTACATCACGCTGGCTCATGTCAACCCTCAGTCTTTTCCTGGGTCCAAAGAGAACCGCAACGA GAGCGACTTTGTTTCCATGTGGTTCATTGGGATCATCTTCAAGAAGGTGGAGAATGCAGAGAGTGTCAACATTGACCTGACGTACGACATCCAGTCCTTCACAGACACCG TCTACAGACAAGCAAACAACATCAACATGCTGAAGGACGGGATGAAGATCGAAGCAACGCATGTGAAGAAGAAACAGCTTCATCAGTATCTCCCCCCTGAACTGgtgcagaggaagaagagg AGCATAGCGGAGTTGAACCGCAGCTCTAACGGCGGGAGCTCGAAGCGCATCTCTCTGGACAGCAGTCAGCTGGACAGCTCCAGAGACACAGACTTGGGGACTCCCTTCAGCTCCCCAACAAGCAACCCTCCTAAACCTGCATCGGACCCAGATGACGG tgtcaGCCCTCCGAAACAGCCTCATTTGGAGAGCTCCCCAGCACCCAGTGCAGCACCAGCTGTTCAAGACCAAG AGTCTTCAGTTAAAGCAAAGCCTCCTTCTCCACCAGCCAGCAGCTCCATCAGCACAGCGCCGAGCGAGAACATGAAGCCCAACGCTACCAGCAGCCCCAAAGAGGAGCCCAACGGTCTGGAGGACCCCATCAATGGAGCGCCTTCCAAGAGACCACACTCACCCACACAAGAAGACCCAGCCAAGAGGCAAAAAGAGTCAGAT gtggtgtcCAACAGTGACTCTGCATTCAAAGAACCATATCCACCATCCTCTGACTCCAGTCCACACGGAGAAGCACCCAGTACT CCACCCCCTTCTGGATCAAAGGCAAAGCCCATTCCAACCATTGATACTACAAGGACACAG AGACTTCCCAGCATGGAGCTACCAGACGCCTCCTCACCTCTCCCAGCCAGTAATAGCTGCCGTGTGGTGAAAAATTCCATTAAACTGGCTCTCAACCGACACAA CATCACACCTCCCAAGCCCCCAGTGTTCGACAGCACCCTCAGTCCAGAAGCTGCTCCTACCAGTGAAGAGAAGGGCATGTCTATTCCTGTCATTGGCTCGA AACATGAAGCATCCAAGCAAGTGGTGCCCACCGTCGGCAGCTCCATCCCCACTCTAGTTAGCCGAGTCGCCGACCCCCTGAACGGAGCAGCCTCAAAAAGACCCCACTCCCCCCCTCTGGAAGAACAGGCCAAGAGgctgaaagaaacagaaaaggcCAGAATCCACATAGCTTGA
- the papolg gene encoding poly(A) polymerase gamma isoform X6 produces the protein MKEMSSTMPGGQQPQKHYGITSAISLAPPREIDHEYTDKLCEAMKPFGVFEDEEELNHRLAVLGKLNNLVKEWIAEISELKNLPPSAISCVGGKIFTFGSYRLGVHTKGADIDALCVAPRHVERADFFQSFFEKLKQHEEIKDLRAVEDAFVPVIKFKFDGIEIDLLFARLALQSIPDNLDLRGDSILKNLDIRCIRSLNGCRVTDEILNNKPKTISMTIIKSLFYKQNCPSKNM, from the exons ATGAAAGAAATGTCAAG CACCATGCCTGGTGGGCAACAGCCTCAGAAACACTATGGTATCACCTCTGCCATTAGCCTTGCACCCCCACGAGAAATAGACCATGAATACACCGATAAGCTTTGTGAAGCTATGAAACCTTTTGGGGTGtttgaagatgaagaggaattGAACCACAG acTTGCTGTTCTTGGAAAGTTGAATAACCTTGTTAAGGAGTGGATTGCAGAGATCAGTGAATTGAAG AACCTCCCACCATCAGCAATCAGCTGTGTTGGAGGAAAGATATTTACATTTGGTTCATACAGACTGGGAGTACACACAAAAG GAGCTGATATCGATGCCTTATGTGTAGCTCCACGCCACGTAGAGAGAGCTGACTTTTTCCAGTCTTTCTTTGAGAAATTGAAACAGCACGAAGAGATAAAAGATCTCAGG GCGGTCGAGGATGCTTTTGTACCAGTGATTAAATTCAAATTTGATGGAATTGAG ATCGACCTGCTTTTTGCCAGACTGGCCTTACAGTCCATTCCAGACAACCTGGACCTGAGGGGGGACTCCATCCTGAAAAACTTGGACATTCGATGTATTCGCAGCCTTAACG GTTGTCGAGTTACAGATGAAATTTT aaataacA aaccaaaaacaataagtatgacgataataaagtctctgttctatAAACAAAATTGCCCTTCAAAAAATATGTAA
- the papolg gene encoding poly(A) polymerase gamma isoform X5: MKEMSSTMPGGQQPQKHYGITSAISLAPPREIDHEYTDKLCEAMKPFGVFEDEEELNHRLAVLGKLNNLVKEWIAEISELKNLPPSAISCVGGKIFTFGSYRLGVHTKGADIDALCVAPRHVERADFFQSFFEKLKQHEEIKDLRAVEDAFVPVIKFKFDGIEIDLLFARLALQSIPDNLDLRGDSILKNLDIRCIRSLNGCRVTDEILYLVPNKENFRLTLRAIKLWAKRRGIYSNMLGFLGGVSWAMLVARTCQLYPNAVAATLVHKFFLVFSKW; the protein is encoded by the exons ATGAAAGAAATGTCAAG CACCATGCCTGGTGGGCAACAGCCTCAGAAACACTATGGTATCACCTCTGCCATTAGCCTTGCACCCCCACGAGAAATAGACCATGAATACACCGATAAGCTTTGTGAAGCTATGAAACCTTTTGGGGTGtttgaagatgaagaggaattGAACCACAG acTTGCTGTTCTTGGAAAGTTGAATAACCTTGTTAAGGAGTGGATTGCAGAGATCAGTGAATTGAAG AACCTCCCACCATCAGCAATCAGCTGTGTTGGAGGAAAGATATTTACATTTGGTTCATACAGACTGGGAGTACACACAAAAG GAGCTGATATCGATGCCTTATGTGTAGCTCCACGCCACGTAGAGAGAGCTGACTTTTTCCAGTCTTTCTTTGAGAAATTGAAACAGCACGAAGAGATAAAAGATCTCAGG GCGGTCGAGGATGCTTTTGTACCAGTGATTAAATTCAAATTTGATGGAATTGAG ATCGACCTGCTTTTTGCCAGACTGGCCTTACAGTCCATTCCAGACAACCTGGACCTGAGGGGGGACTCCATCCTGAAAAACTTGGACATTCGATGTATTCGCAGCCTTAACG GTTGTCGAGTTACAGATGAAATTTTGTACCTGGtgccaaacaaagaaaacttcaGGCTGACCTTGAGAGCCATCAAACTGTGGGCGAAAC GTCGAGGGATTTACTCCAACATGCTGGGCTTTCTGGGTGGAGTGTCATGGGCCATGCTGGTGGCCAGGACCTGCCAGCTCTATCCCAACGCCGTGGCTGCCACACTTGTCCATAAGttctttttagttttctctAAATGGTAA
- the papolg gene encoding poly(A) polymerase gamma isoform X1, translating into MKEMSSTMPGGQQPQKHYGITSAISLAPPREIDHEYTDKLCEAMKPFGVFEDEEELNHRLAVLGKLNNLVKEWIAEISELKNLPPSAISCVGGKIFTFGSYRLGVHTKGADIDALCVAPRHVERADFFQSFFEKLKQHEEIKDLRAVEDAFVPVIKFKFDGIEIDLLFARLALQSIPDNLDLRGDSILKNLDIRCIRSLNGCRVTDEILYLVPNKENFRLTLRAIKLWAKRRGIYSNMLGFLGGVSWAMLVARTCQLYPNAVAATLVHKFFLVFSKWEWPNPVLLKQPEDSNLNLPVWDPRVNPSDRYHLMPIITPAYPQQNSTYNVSTSTRTIMSEEFKHGLNVTDEILQGKAEWSKLFEPPNFFQKYKHYIVLTASASTEENHLEWIGLVESKIRVLVGNLERNEYITLAHVNPQSFPGSKENRNESDFVSMWFIGIIFKKVENAESVNIDLTYDIQSFTDTVYRQANNINMLKDGMKIEATHVKKKQLHQYLPPELVQRKKRSIAELNRSSNGGSSKRISLDSSQLDSSRDTDLGTPFSSPTSNPPKPASDPDDGVSPPKQPHLESSPAPSAAPAVQDQGMSIPVIGSKSSVKAKPPSPPASSSISTAPSENMKPNATSSPKEEPNGLEDPINGAPSKRPHSPTQEDPAKRQKESDVVSNSDSAFKEPYPPSSDSSPHGEAPSTPPPSGSKAKPIPTIDTTRTQRLPSMELPDASSPLPASNSCRVVKNSIKLALNRHNITPPKPPVFDSTLSPEAAPTSEEKGMSIPVIGSKHEASKQVVPTVGSSIPTLVSRVADPLNGAASKRPHSPPLEEQAKRLKETEKARIHIA; encoded by the exons ATGAAAGAAATGTCAAG CACCATGCCTGGTGGGCAACAGCCTCAGAAACACTATGGTATCACCTCTGCCATTAGCCTTGCACCCCCACGAGAAATAGACCATGAATACACCGATAAGCTTTGTGAAGCTATGAAACCTTTTGGGGTGtttgaagatgaagaggaattGAACCACAG acTTGCTGTTCTTGGAAAGTTGAATAACCTTGTTAAGGAGTGGATTGCAGAGATCAGTGAATTGAAG AACCTCCCACCATCAGCAATCAGCTGTGTTGGAGGAAAGATATTTACATTTGGTTCATACAGACTGGGAGTACACACAAAAG GAGCTGATATCGATGCCTTATGTGTAGCTCCACGCCACGTAGAGAGAGCTGACTTTTTCCAGTCTTTCTTTGAGAAATTGAAACAGCACGAAGAGATAAAAGATCTCAGG GCGGTCGAGGATGCTTTTGTACCAGTGATTAAATTCAAATTTGATGGAATTGAG ATCGACCTGCTTTTTGCCAGACTGGCCTTACAGTCCATTCCAGACAACCTGGACCTGAGGGGGGACTCCATCCTGAAAAACTTGGACATTCGATGTATTCGCAGCCTTAACG GTTGTCGAGTTACAGATGAAATTTTGTACCTGGtgccaaacaaagaaaacttcaGGCTGACCTTGAGAGCCATCAAACTGTGGGCGAAAC GTCGAGGGATTTACTCCAACATGCTGGGCTTTCTGGGTGGAGTGTCATGGGCCATGCTGGTGGCCAGGACCTGCCAGCTCTATCCCAACGCCGTGGCTGCCACACTTGTCCATAAGttctttttagttttctctAAATG GGAGTGGCCGAATCCAGTTCTATTGAAACAGCCTGAGGACAGTAATCTGAATTTACCAGTGTGGGATCCTAGA gtgaacCCATCAGACAGATACCACCTGATGCCTATCATCACACCTGCTTATCCCCAGCAGAACTCCACGTACAACGTCTCTACATCAACACGCACCATCATGAGCGAGGAGTTCAAACACG GTCTTAACGTCACAGACGAGATTCTTCAAGGCAAAGCAGAATGGTCCAAGCTCTTTGAGCCACCAAACTTTTTCCAAAAGTACAA GCATTATATTGTTTTAACAGCCAGTGCATCAACAGAAGAAAACCACCTAGAATG GATCGGCCTTGTAGAGTCAAAGATCCGCGTCCTGGTGGGAAACCTCGAGAGGAACGAGTACATCACGCTGGCTCATGTCAACCCTCAGTCTTTTCCTGGGTCCAAAGAGAACCGCAACGA GAGCGACTTTGTTTCCATGTGGTTCATTGGGATCATCTTCAAGAAGGTGGAGAATGCAGAGAGTGTCAACATTGACCTGACGTACGACATCCAGTCCTTCACAGACACCG TCTACAGACAAGCAAACAACATCAACATGCTGAAGGACGGGATGAAGATCGAAGCAACGCATGTGAAGAAGAAACAGCTTCATCAGTATCTCCCCCCTGAACTGgtgcagaggaagaagagg AGCATAGCGGAGTTGAACCGCAGCTCTAACGGCGGGAGCTCGAAGCGCATCTCTCTGGACAGCAGTCAGCTGGACAGCTCCAGAGACACAGACTTGGGGACTCCCTTCAGCTCCCCAACAAGCAACCCTCCTAAACCTGCATCGGACCCAGATGACGG tgtcaGCCCTCCGAAACAGCCTCATTTGGAGAGCTCCCCAGCACCCAGTGCAGCACCAGCTGTTCAAGACCAAGGCATGTCCATCCCTGTTATAGGGTCAA AGTCTTCAGTTAAAGCAAAGCCTCCTTCTCCACCAGCCAGCAGCTCCATCAGCACAGCGCCGAGCGAGAACATGAAGCCCAACGCTACCAGCAGCCCCAAAGAGGAGCCCAACGGTCTGGAGGACCCCATCAATGGAGCGCCTTCCAAGAGACCACACTCACCCACACAAGAAGACCCAGCCAAGAGGCAAAAAGAGTCAGAT gtggtgtcCAACAGTGACTCTGCATTCAAAGAACCATATCCACCATCCTCTGACTCCAGTCCACACGGAGAAGCACCCAGTACT CCACCCCCTTCTGGATCAAAGGCAAAGCCCATTCCAACCATTGATACTACAAGGACACAG AGACTTCCCAGCATGGAGCTACCAGACGCCTCCTCACCTCTCCCAGCCAGTAATAGCTGCCGTGTGGTGAAAAATTCCATTAAACTGGCTCTCAACCGACACAA CATCACACCTCCCAAGCCCCCAGTGTTCGACAGCACCCTCAGTCCAGAAGCTGCTCCTACCAGTGAAGAGAAGGGCATGTCTATTCCTGTCATTGGCTCGA AACATGAAGCATCCAAGCAAGTGGTGCCCACCGTCGGCAGCTCCATCCCCACTCTAGTTAGCCGAGTCGCCGACCCCCTGAACGGAGCAGCCTCAAAAAGACCCCACTCCCCCCCTCTGGAAGAACAGGCCAAGAGgctgaaagaaacagaaaaggcCAGAATCCACATAGCTTGA
- the papolg gene encoding poly(A) polymerase gamma isoform X4: MKEMSSTMPGGQQPQKHYGITSAISLAPPREIDHEYTDKLCEAMKPFGVFEDEEELNHRLAVLGKLNNLVKEWIAEISELKNLPPSAISCVGGKIFTFGSYRLGVHTKGADIDALCVAPRHVERADFFQSFFEKLKQHEEIKDLRAVEDAFVPVIKFKFDGIEIDLLFARLALQSIPDNLDLRGDSILKNLDIRCIRSLNGCRVTDEILYLVPNKENFRLTLRAIKLWAKRRGIYSNMLGFLGGVSWAMLVARTCQLYPNAVAATLVHKFFLVFSKWEWPNPVLLKQPEDSNLNLPVWDPRLPKAA, from the exons ATGAAAGAAATGTCAAG CACCATGCCTGGTGGGCAACAGCCTCAGAAACACTATGGTATCACCTCTGCCATTAGCCTTGCACCCCCACGAGAAATAGACCATGAATACACCGATAAGCTTTGTGAAGCTATGAAACCTTTTGGGGTGtttgaagatgaagaggaattGAACCACAG acTTGCTGTTCTTGGAAAGTTGAATAACCTTGTTAAGGAGTGGATTGCAGAGATCAGTGAATTGAAG AACCTCCCACCATCAGCAATCAGCTGTGTTGGAGGAAAGATATTTACATTTGGTTCATACAGACTGGGAGTACACACAAAAG GAGCTGATATCGATGCCTTATGTGTAGCTCCACGCCACGTAGAGAGAGCTGACTTTTTCCAGTCTTTCTTTGAGAAATTGAAACAGCACGAAGAGATAAAAGATCTCAGG GCGGTCGAGGATGCTTTTGTACCAGTGATTAAATTCAAATTTGATGGAATTGAG ATCGACCTGCTTTTTGCCAGACTGGCCTTACAGTCCATTCCAGACAACCTGGACCTGAGGGGGGACTCCATCCTGAAAAACTTGGACATTCGATGTATTCGCAGCCTTAACG GTTGTCGAGTTACAGATGAAATTTTGTACCTGGtgccaaacaaagaaaacttcaGGCTGACCTTGAGAGCCATCAAACTGTGGGCGAAAC GTCGAGGGATTTACTCCAACATGCTGGGCTTTCTGGGTGGAGTGTCATGGGCCATGCTGGTGGCCAGGACCTGCCAGCTCTATCCCAACGCCGTGGCTGCCACACTTGTCCATAAGttctttttagttttctctAAATG GGAGTGGCCGAATCCAGTTCTATTGAAACAGCCTGAGGACAGTAATCTGAATTTACCAGTGTGGGATCCTAGA CTTCCCAAAGCAGCTTGA
- the papolg gene encoding poly(A) polymerase gamma isoform X3, whose product MKEMSSTMPGGQQPQKHYGITSAISLAPPREIDHEYTDKLCEAMKPFGVFEDEEELNHRLAVLGKLNNLVKEWIAEISELKNLPPSAISCVGGKIFTFGSYRLGVHTKGADIDALCVAPRHVERADFFQSFFEKLKQHEEIKDLRAVEDAFVPVIKFKFDGIEIDLLFARLALQSIPDNLDLRGDSILKNLDIRCIRSLNGCRVTDEILYLVPNKENFRLTLRAIKLWAKRRGIYSNMLGFLGGVSWAMLVARTCQLYPNAVAATLVHKFFLVFSKWEWPNPVLLKQPEDSNLNLPVWDPRVSMTCDLSPCLNDGAPHFFMIVAVLTQ is encoded by the exons ATGAAAGAAATGTCAAG CACCATGCCTGGTGGGCAACAGCCTCAGAAACACTATGGTATCACCTCTGCCATTAGCCTTGCACCCCCACGAGAAATAGACCATGAATACACCGATAAGCTTTGTGAAGCTATGAAACCTTTTGGGGTGtttgaagatgaagaggaattGAACCACAG acTTGCTGTTCTTGGAAAGTTGAATAACCTTGTTAAGGAGTGGATTGCAGAGATCAGTGAATTGAAG AACCTCCCACCATCAGCAATCAGCTGTGTTGGAGGAAAGATATTTACATTTGGTTCATACAGACTGGGAGTACACACAAAAG GAGCTGATATCGATGCCTTATGTGTAGCTCCACGCCACGTAGAGAGAGCTGACTTTTTCCAGTCTTTCTTTGAGAAATTGAAACAGCACGAAGAGATAAAAGATCTCAGG GCGGTCGAGGATGCTTTTGTACCAGTGATTAAATTCAAATTTGATGGAATTGAG ATCGACCTGCTTTTTGCCAGACTGGCCTTACAGTCCATTCCAGACAACCTGGACCTGAGGGGGGACTCCATCCTGAAAAACTTGGACATTCGATGTATTCGCAGCCTTAACG GTTGTCGAGTTACAGATGAAATTTTGTACCTGGtgccaaacaaagaaaacttcaGGCTGACCTTGAGAGCCATCAAACTGTGGGCGAAAC GTCGAGGGATTTACTCCAACATGCTGGGCTTTCTGGGTGGAGTGTCATGGGCCATGCTGGTGGCCAGGACCTGCCAGCTCTATCCCAACGCCGTGGCTGCCACACTTGTCCATAAGttctttttagttttctctAAATG GGAGTGGCCGAATCCAGTTCTATTGAAACAGCCTGAGGACAGTAATCTGAATTTACCAGTGTGGGATCCTAGAGTGAGTATGACCTGTGATTTATCCCCATGTTTAAATGATGGTGCCCCCCATTTTTTCATGATTGTTGCTGTGTTGACACAGTAA